One stretch of Nicotiana tabacum cultivar K326 chromosome 18, ASM71507v2, whole genome shotgun sequence DNA includes these proteins:
- the LOC107824781 gene encoding PP2A regulatory subunit TAP46 produces the protein MGELSMQEMPLPALFEQGSKIHASAESSVDQDTVRKGCEILRQCEEMIGKLGLFSVNETKEDISTANLKYILVPYYLAELTEKVADNDRIKVLKASQAKLKEFISFCETMELVPEEEIETSTQGGANSSVDRRAKKIARFKRQRAAESKLLEIKERKERRGRSTKAAALSSPVETEEDDVLDDDGEEEREAWLTTISLGLCKAFDLLEMLKKEEEILSAVKEKQLQDGEREFSQAILDERTKKVETWHRDAAARAHHTKPAAPITCATFAQDVIEGRAKVSQAHEHKHQPLIFGPASLVGRNPTTEREKIAAQVFQPHYRLPTMSIEEAGLTEMNMMNEWQERNVKLMEEANSSWYKDTPKSRPGEDDEEDDDDAAQDKARAWDDWKDDNPRGAGNKKLTPCG, from the exons ATGGGCGAACTGAGCATGCAAGAGATGCCTTTGCCAGCTCTATTCGAGCAGGGTTCAAAAATCCATGCTTCCGCGGAATCGAGCGTTGATCaa GACACTGTGAGGAAAGGCTGCGAGATTTTGAGACAGTGTGAAGAAATGATCGGTAAATTAGGGTTGTTTTCTGTTAATGAGACTAAAGAGGACATTAGCACAGCTAATCTCAAATATATTCTG GTCCCCTATTATCTTGCAGAGCTAACAGAAAAAGTTGCAGACAATGACAGGATAAAAGTACTCAAAGCTTCACAAGCTAAGCTAAAG GAATTCATTTCATTTTGTGAAACAATGGAACTTGTTCCTGAAGAGGAGATAGAAACATCTACACAAGGTGGAGCTAATTCTTCTGTAGATCGTAGAGCTAAGAAG ATTGCTCGTTTCAAACGGCAAAGAGCTGCTGAGTCGAAACTACTTGAAATTAAGGAGCGGAAAGAGCGTCGTGGACGATCAACTAAAGCAGCTGCATTGTCAAGTCCTGTTGAGACTGAAGAAGATGATGTGTTGGATGATGATGGAGAAGAAGAAAGGGAG GCATGGCTTACAACTATCTCCTTGGGCCTCTGTAAG GCCTTTGATCTGCTTGAAATGCTGAAGAAAGAGGAAGAAATACTATCTGCTGTGAAGGAGAAGCAGCTTCAG GATGGGGAGAGAGAATTTTCTCAAGCAATACTCGATGAACGCACCAAAAAAGTAGAAACTTGGCATCGCGATGCTGCTGCTCGAGCACACCATACAAAACCTGCAGCACCTATCACCTGTGCCACTTTTGCACAAGATGTCATAGAAGGGAGGGCCAAGGTTTCACAGGCACATGAACATAAACATCAACCTTTAATTTTTGGACCTGCAAGTCTTGTTGGTAGGAACCCAACAACTGAACGGGAAAAAATAGCTGCCCAGGTCTTCCAGCCTCATTATAG ATTGCCAACCATGAGCATAGAAGAAGCTGGATTAACGGAGATGAATATGATGAACGAATGGCAAGAAAGGAATGTTAAGCTCATGGAAGAAGCAAATTCCTCATGGTACAAGGACACCCCCAAGTCGAGGCCAggtgaagatgatgaagaagatgatgatgacgCCGCCCAGGACAAGGCAAGAGCATGGGATGACTGGAAAGATGACAACCCTCGTGGTGCTGGCAACAAGAAGCTAACTCCTTGTGGTTAA